In Limibacter armeniacum, the sequence GACTGCCAACGGAAACTTGATAAAGTATTCAATAAGTTTTCTCATGAGCTAAGTTGCTGAGGTTGACAGTTCATTACTTTTTTACCTGTACAGACATGCCTTCAAAGGCACTCTTCATCACCGTGGACAATACCGCACTGTTGGCAGGCAATCCCTTTACAATGGCGATGTTTTCCTTTTCGGCTAGTACCTCTACAGGTTGAAGCTTCAGTTTGTCGTTCACGACCACAAACACCTTGCTGCCAGTCAGCAGCTTTCTCGGTAGCGTAACAGCACCTTCAAATTTATCGGCAGTAATTTCTGCTTCCAGAAACATCCCTTCCTTCAGTTCCTTTCCTGAAGTCGCTACAAATACCTTTACAGACTGGGAACTAGCATCAATGTTACCTCCAATTCTTGCGATTTTCCCATCCCATTGACCTTCTATATCCACTGATGAAAGTGCTACCACATCTCCAGCTTTCAGATAAGCAACATCCTTTAGTGGAACAGTCAACTCAAGCTCGTAAGCGCTTGTATTGATCATCTCACCCAATTGTGTTCCAGGTCTTACAGCCTTTCCTACAGCAACCATTGATTGAGTCACCACACCACTGAAAGGTGCTCTGATGACAAACTTTCTCAGTTGTTCTTCTGCTGACTGGATAGAGTAATAGGAATTGTAGATGCCTTTTCCTGCGATAAAGTATTTTTCTTTTTCTGTCGCTGGTTCAGGAAGTGCCTTCAGTGAATTGTTGAGGTTCAGCTCTTCCAGATACTTTTTCCATTGCGGATAGCTTTCAGGAAAGTCTGATTTCAAGTCTGGGATGATGGCTGTAACGCTTGAAAGGAAATTACTTTTCTGAGCAAGCAAACTCATCAGGTTTTCCTGCTTGTCAATACTCAATACAACCGCACCTTTACGGTAATACTTACCTTCCTTAAATACCTTGGCAGATGCCTCTAAAGCACCATCTACCTGTGCATATATTTCAAAGCGTTCTTTGGCTGTCAGTTTTCCGGTCGCCTTGATGATGTTATCCACTTCCTGAGCTACTGGATGGATCACCTCAACCAATGGTGCTTTTTTCTCCTTGATTTCAGCTTTAGCCTTAGCCTGTTCCGGCATAAGTTTCAGGAAAGCAACAGCTACTAACAGGATCAGTACCCCTGCCCCTACTGACATGAATTGTTTCTTCTTCATTTGTGCTTATGTTTTCAAAAAATATTGATAGAGCGTTTCTGGATATGCCTTCAGGCACGGCTCAAAAGTGGAGATGATTTATATAAACACGAATTGAAAGTGGATGAACCCGAAAAGATAGAGGATGAAATTGTTTCAGATGCAATACTTAGGCTGTTGAAAAAATAACATTTTTATAGATACCTTCGCACCCAATATTGTTGTCACAAAAAAAGTAAAGAACATGAAAGTAGAAGATTCATATATCGAGTATGCCAACGGTTTCAGTAAGGATGTTATTACCATGAAAGATATCCAAAAGGCAATTATTGACATTGCTGATATGGAAGAAAACTATGGTGCCTTTTGGGTTGGTGTGATTGTAGAGGGGTTAGACAACGAGATCACGATGGAGGCACATCAGGACCATATGGTCATAGTCCAATTTGCAGAAGGCAAAGCCAATGAGTTTACAAAACAGCTA encodes:
- a CDS encoding efflux RND transporter periplasmic adaptor subunit, whose product is MKKKQFMSVGAGVLILLVAVAFLKLMPEQAKAKAEIKEKKAPLVEVIHPVAQEVDNIIKATGKLTAKERFEIYAQVDGALEASAKVFKEGKYYRKGAVVLSIDKQENLMSLLAQKSNFLSSVTAIIPDLKSDFPESYPQWKKYLEELNLNNSLKALPEPATEKEKYFIAGKGIYNSYYSIQSAEEQLRKFVIRAPFSGVVTQSMVAVGKAVRPGTQLGEMINTSAYELELTVPLKDVAYLKAGDVVALSSVDIEGQWDGKIARIGGNIDASSQSVKVFVATSGKELKEGMFLEAEITADKFEGAVTLPRKLLTGSKVFVVVNDKLKLQPVEVLAEKENIAIVKGLPANSAVLSTVMKSAFEGMSVQVKK